From the Armatimonadota bacterium genome, the window GGGCTTAGCCTCTGCCATCAGCAGTAGCAATGCATCCAGCTCCCTGACGCAACCGGCAATTCTGGTGGGCTCGGGACCGGTGTTGCTCAGCGAGCAACCCATGCTGGAAGTGCAAAGCAGCGAGCCTCTCTACTGGCGCGGCAGTGTTTACGTCCGCTACACGGGACGGGGCTGGACGAACCCGCGATACGGTTTCTTCATGCGCGACCTGTTCAACCCGGAAACACCTTTCCAGTCTATACCTGAGCGACGAGATGGGTTGTATACGCTGGCAGTGCCTCCCGTTTCTCCCGAACCCCTGCGCTATCGCGAGGTGAAGCAGAGGTTTAAATTGCTGTACGGCGCAGCGAATATCATTTACGCGGCGGCACAGCCAGCACTGGTGCGCTTCCCTAACCTGGCGGTGCGTGTGGATGCAACCGGGTGTTTACAGACCTTCTACGGTTACCGATCGGGCGCAGAGTACGAGGTGATTTCGCATGTGCCGGACGCTACGCCGGATGAGCTACGTCAGGCGCCTCCGGCAACGCCGGCGGATGTGGGGGTTATCTACTTCGAACTGCCCGCCGAGCCCAGCCCGCGCCTGCAGAATCTGGTGCGAGAGATTACCGCACGTTACCACAATAACTACGACAAGGTAATGGCTCTGAAGAAGTATATCGAATCCACCTGCGATTACAACCTGAACGCTCCGGCGGTGCCCATCGGCAGAGATGCAGTGGAGTTCTTCCTCTTCGACTCGCGCGAGGGTTACTGCGACCTCTTCTCCACTGCGCTGGCAGTGCTGGCTCGCTACGCGGGCATCCCATCGCGGGTGGCAACAGGTTTTCTGGCGGGGGACCCCCAGCCCAACGGCAAATTTATCGCCCGCGAAAAGCATCGTCACCAGTGGACGGAGATATACTTCCCCGGCTACGGCTGGATAATCTTCGATGCCACCGAGGGCGCACGCGATGTCACTGGCTCCCCACGCCACACAGGGAAAAAAGAGCATTTCTGGAAGATGCTTACCCGACGTTACGGATACCTGCCCTGGATGCTGGTGATAGCAGCAGCGAGCCTGTTATTGTTTGCTATAGTGAACGAGATCTCCGGTCGTCGTACCGGCGGCTATGCTCCTTCGCGTATCGTGCGCTATTACCTGCAGGCGGTGCATATGTTGCAAAAAGCAGGCTTTGCTCGGCGCGATTGGATGACGCCCTCTGAGTATGCGGCGAGGATACAAAAAGCCGTCCCCGAGGTGGCGGAGCCGCTGTGGGCGCTGACGTATCTGCTGGAACGTAGCGAGTACGGTCGCGGCGTAGGAGAGGCGGAAGTCGTACAAGCGGAAGAGTACCTGCAGCGAATACGCTCCGCGCTGAAACGCCGATACAGGTGGTGGCAACGCTAAGAGCGAATATTTCCTCAGGAGGTGATGGAGCACTGATGGAGGCTATCCGTGTCGGCGTTGTGGGCGCAGGAACCAACACCGTTGCACAACATATTCCCAACCTGCAGGCGATTGATGGCGTGGAGATAGTGAGCGTGTGCAACCGCACACGCGAATCCTCCGAGCGAGTCGCCCGCCAGTTCAACATCCCCAAAGTGTACGATAACTGGCGCGAGCTGGTAGACGCCCCCGATACCAACGCCATTGTGATAGGCACATGGCCCTACATGCATTGCCCGGTCACACTGGCGGCTTTGCGGGCGAACAAGCATGTGATGACCGAAGCGCGTATGGCGATGAACGTGCGCGAGGCGAGGCAGATGCTGGAGGCGGCGCGGGCACGTCCGCATCTGGTCGTGCAGGTTGTACCGTCGCCTTTTACCTTAAAGGTGGATAATACCATCAAGCGTCTGATCGCGGAAGGCTACCTCGGCGAAGTGCTGGCTATCGAAGTGCGGGCAGGCGGCACATTTATAGATCGCGAGTCGCCTCTGCACTGGCGTCAGGACTTCGACCTGAGTGGCTTCAACACCATGACGCTGGGCATCTGGTACGAGGCAATCATGCGCTGGGTCGGTGAAGCAAAGCGCGTGATGGCAATGGGCAAAACCTTCGTGCCCATGCGCAAGGACGCTTCAGGTAATCTGTGCGCGGTACGCATCCCCGACCATCTGGAAGTGATAGCGGAGATGGTGTGTGGGGCAGTCGCGCATTTCCAGATTTCCGCCGTGACCGGCCTGGCAGGAGGACCCGAGGTGTGGTTGTTCGGTAGCGAGGGCACATTGCGCTTCGCAGATGGCCAGCTGAGCGGCGGCAGGCGCGGCGACAGTTCCCTGAGCGAAATCCCCATCCCGCCCGAAGAGGAAGGCAAGTGGCGCGTAGAAGAGGAGTTCGTGAACGCCATTCGGGGCAGAGAGAAGATCCGGCTTACCACCTTCGAGGACGGCGTGAAGTACATGGAGTTCACCGAGGCTGTCATCCGCAGTGCGGCGGAGGGCAGAGCGATAGCTATCGGTGACCTGCTCTGACGGTGGGACAGAATGACAATCTCTGCCACAGAGTTTTTGAGCAAGGGCATCGGCAAGGCGCCCGCGCGCGTCTATCTGGTACACGGCAGGGAGGAAGGGCAGAAGAACACTGTCCTGCAACGCCTGCGCGACGAACTGGTCGCCGATGAGTTTGATCGGGCGCACCTCGACGCGCAGGAGGTGGACTTGTTTACCATTCTCGCCGAGTCGATGAGTATTCCTGCCTTTTCTCCTCGCCGAGTGGTGTTCGTTCGCGGTGTCCAGCACCTCAAAAGCGCGGATATCGATAGCCTCGCGGAAGCCATCCCCCGCCTGCCCGAAAGCACCTGCCTCATCTTGTATACCCATGCCGAGAGTGAGGAGGAAGACAGGAAGGGAGCCGCGGTGCCCGCTAAACTGCTGAGCGCCGTGCAAAAGCAGGGCGTGGTGGTCGAGTGCAAGCCTCTGTCTGCAGCGAGCTTTGGGGGCTGGCTGGAGGCGCGGCTGAGGGAAGCGGGCAAGGAGATGACGCCTGACGCGAAGGAGCGTTTGACCTTCCTGACCGCCGCCAGCATCGCCGCCGCAGAGCCAGAACTGCAAAAGCTGGTGCTGTACGTCGGTGAACGCTCCCTGATCGAGCGCGAAGACGTGGAAGCGGTAGTGAGCCGCACCGTCGAAGCGCAGGTGTTCAAGCTGGTAGATGCTATCGTCACGCGCGATGCGGCATCGGCGATGCGCCTGCTACAGGATGTGCTTTCTTCAGGAGGGCGCGCGGAAGCGGTGGTTCCGCGGCTGATGGTGTTGATTGCCCGTCAGTTTCGCCTGCTATGGCAGATGCGCCTGCAGATAGAATACGGGGAACCGGCTTCGCAGTGGTTTCCTTCCGACCCTAATCTCACCCAGTTGCTTAGCCGGCAACCCTTCCTGAAGAGAAACCTGAGCGAACAGGCGCAACGCCTGTCGTTGAAAGTGTTGAAGACCGCTTTCGACCGCCTGCATCAGGCGGATCGTTTGCTGAAGGGGATCGATGAGGGAGACAACGACCCTCGAAGAATCATCGAGCGGCTGGTAGTCGACCTGTGTGGGGTAAAGTAGGCGACTACGCGCCGCTCGTCGCTGTTTGCTGTTGTTGAGCCAGCAGCTGGTTGACGTAGCGCATCAAACGCGATTTGCGCCGGGCTGCCTGGTTCTTGTGGATAATGCCGCGCTCAGCGGTTTTGTCTATCGCGCTGCACGCCTGCGCTAGCGCCTTGCGGATGGCTTCCATATCGCCACCGGCTGCCGCCGCCCTCGCCTTCTTGATAAAGGTCTTCATCGCCGACTTGGCGGATTTGTTGCGCAGGCGACGCTTTTCGTTGCGCTTGATGTCTTTAATGGACGACTTCAGGTTTGCCAACCCTGCTTCCGACCTCCTACGTTGAGCAGTAAAAAATGGAGGCGCCGGCCGGAATCGAACCGGCGAATAGCGGTTTTGCAGACCGCCCCCTTAGCCACTTGGGTACGGCGCCTCGCTCCTCTTGCACCATCATTATACTGAATCTGCGCGCGATTTGCAAGATGTTGAGAAAGCCATATCGTTCCATACCTCCCCCGCGCCGCGTTGACGATTGCCACCGGAGGCGGTATAATTCATGGGTGTAAGCAAGAAGGAGGGGTTGTACAAACATGATTCTGCCCAATCCAGATATGTTAAATCGCTTCAATAAGTATGCGCTGGTGATGCTGGCGGCGAAGCGGGCGCGCCAGCTACAGGAGCAAGGTATCGCTCGCCGCGCACTGGTCAAGAGCTCTTCCGGTAACCCGCTGACTATTGCGCTGGAAGAGATTGCAGCAGGGCGGTTAGTGCCCAGCTTCCACCCGGAGCCTCTGCCCGAGCTGATGGAACCCGAGGAGCCAGAAGTGACGTTGACTAAAGCAGAGTTCGAAGAAGCCATGGCGAAGGTTGCAATGGCTGTCGAGACAGACCTGAAGGCTTCCGATAATGGTCATGAGGCGTCTGAAGTCGAACTGGGCGCTGCGGAGGCGGAAGAGGAAGCCGATGAAGACATAGCGCTGGGTGAAGAAGAGGAACTATCCCTTTCAAGTGAAGTAGACGAGGCGCTTGGTTTGGACGAGGATGAACCGGATATAGGCAACCTGTTAGACGAGGATAACGGGCAACAAGTGCTTTTCGGAGAAGAGGATAAACCTGCTGAGTAGCCGAAACGTGAGGTGTTCTGATGCCGGGCGAAGTGGATTACTATGAGACGTTGGGAGTGAGCAGGGACGCGACGCAGGAGGAGATTAAGCGTGCCTATCGGCGTCTCGCTCGTCAGTACCATCCTGACGTGAACCCCGGCGACAAGCAAGCCGAAGAGAAGTTCAAAGCCATCAATGAAGCGTACGAGGTGTTGAGCGACCCCGAAAAACGTCGCGCCTACGACCTGTTCGGCCGAGCCGGCGTGCGCGGGGGCACGGCTGAACCCGATTTTGGTTTCGGCGACTTCGGCAACATCGGCGACCTGTTCGACCTGTTCTTTGGCTCGGGAGGAGCACGCACAGAAACGTCTCGCGCTCAGCGCGGTAACGACCTGCGGGTAGATGTGGAAGTGACCCTGGAAGAGGTCGCTTCCGGTGCACCGAAGACCATCCAGTATGCCCGGTTCCAGACCTGCACGCGCTGCGAAGGTAGCGGTGCGGAACCAGGCGAGACTCCGACCACCTGTTCCACCTGTCGCGGCAGCGGGCGTGTGCGCCATACACAGCACACCTTGCTGGGAACTATCTCCACCGTCGTCACCTGTCCGAATTGTCACGGCGAGGGCAGGGTGATTGCGCGTCCATGTACCCAGTGTCGTGGCGAAGGGCGAGTGCGTCAGATGGTGGAGCGTAACATCCGTGTGCCGCTGGGCGTAGAGGACGGAACCGCCGTACAGTTTCTTGGTGAGGGCGACTCGGGCAGGCGTGGTGGCGAGGCTGGCGACCTCTATGTGGTATTTCATGTGCGCCCGCATGAACGCTTCGAGCGAGAAGGTTCGAATCTGCACACCAAGCTGACCATCTCCTTTGCGCAGGCTGCACTGGGAGCGACGGTGAAAGTGCGCGGGCTGGACGAGGATATCGAACTGGAAATCCCCCCAGGTACCCAGCCTGGCAGCGTCATTCGTTTGCAGGGCAAAGGGCTGCCCAACCGTCGACAGGGCAGGGGCGACCTGTTGGTGCACATCAACATCCACGTCCCCACCCACCTGAATGAGGTGCAGCGAGGACTACTACGCCAGTTCGCTGCAGCGTGTGGCGAGCGATTTACGGATGTGCCCGAAGAAGAGAAGAGCTTCTTCGAGAAGTTCATCAGCGGGTTGAAAGGCGAGAAGGGCTAACGCCCCTTATCTTGCGCGTGGCGTAACGCCTGTTCCAGGTCCGCTATCAAACTCTCCGGCGGCTCCAGCCCGATATGCACTCGCAACCCCCAGCGTTGTTGCCCATCGTAATCCTCGATCAGCATCGGCAAAGCCAGGCTCTCGTACCCACCCCAGCTCACCCCGATGTGAAACACTTTCAGCGCATCTACTACGCTTACCGCCGCCTCGCGCGAGTTGTGGTTGAGAGTGAACGAGAACAATCCGCTGAATCCGTTCATCTGACGACGTGCCAGCTCGTACTGCGGATGCGAGGGCAAGCCCGGGTACAGCACGTTGTGCACCGCAGGATGCTCACAAAGCCATTGCGCTACCTGCAGGGCGTTCTGCTGATGCTGGCGCAGGCGGGTGGGCAAGGTGCGCAAACCGCGCAGTATCAACCACGCCGCGAAGGGGTCCAGAAT encodes:
- the holA gene encoding DNA polymerase III subunit delta → MTISATEFLSKGIGKAPARVYLVHGREEGQKNTVLQRLRDELVADEFDRAHLDAQEVDLFTILAESMSIPAFSPRRVVFVRGVQHLKSADIDSLAEAIPRLPESTCLILYTHAESEEEDRKGAAVPAKLLSAVQKQGVVVECKPLSAASFGGWLEARLREAGKEMTPDAKERLTFLTAASIAAAEPELQKLVLYVGERSLIEREDVEAVVSRTVEAQVFKLVDAIVTRDAASAMRLLQDVLSSGGRAEAVVPRLMVLIARQFRLLWQMRLQIEYGEPASQWFPSDPNLTQLLSRQPFLKRNLSEQAQRLSLKVLKTAFDRLHQADRLLKGIDEGDNDPRRIIERLVVDLCGVK
- the rpsT gene encoding 30S ribosomal protein S20, with the translated sequence MANLKSSIKDIKRNEKRRLRNKSAKSAMKTFIKKARAAAAGGDMEAIRKALAQACSAIDKTAERGIIHKNQAARRKSRLMRYVNQLLAQQQQTATSGA
- the dnaJ gene encoding chaperone protein DnaJ, translating into MPGEVDYYETLGVSRDATQEEIKRAYRRLARQYHPDVNPGDKQAEEKFKAINEAYEVLSDPEKRRAYDLFGRAGVRGGTAEPDFGFGDFGNIGDLFDLFFGSGGARTETSRAQRGNDLRVDVEVTLEEVASGAPKTIQYARFQTCTRCEGSGAEPGETPTTCSTCRGSGRVRHTQHTLLGTISTVVTCPNCHGEGRVIARPCTQCRGEGRVRQMVERNIRVPLGVEDGTAVQFLGEGDSGRRGGEAGDLYVVFHVRPHERFEREGSNLHTKLTISFAQAALGATVKVRGLDEDIELEIPPGTQPGSVIRLQGKGLPNRRQGRGDLLVHINIHVPTHLNEVQRGLLRQFAAACGERFTDVPEEEKSFFEKFISGLKGEKG
- a CDS encoding oxidoreductase, with the translated sequence MEAIRVGVVGAGTNTVAQHIPNLQAIDGVEIVSVCNRTRESSERVARQFNIPKVYDNWRELVDAPDTNAIVIGTWPYMHCPVTLAALRANKHVMTEARMAMNVREARQMLEAARARPHLVVQVVPSPFTLKVDNTIKRLIAEGYLGEVLAIEVRAGGTFIDRESPLHWRQDFDLSGFNTMTLGIWYEAIMRWVGEAKRVMAMGKTFVPMRKDASGNLCAVRIPDHLEVIAEMVCGAVAHFQISAVTGLAGGPEVWLFGSEGTLRFADGQLSGGRRGDSSLSEIPIPPEEEGKWRVEEEFVNAIRGREKIRLTTFEDGVKYMEFTEAVIRSAAEGRAIAIGDLL